A stretch of Anaeromyxobacter dehalogenans 2CP-1 DNA encodes these proteins:
- a CDS encoding TolC family protein, with protein sequence MRSLAAALLLALASATRAQAPITLDDALAQAARANADLSMARADRGMAAADRGQARAAVLPRLDLDAGFGHSFIGRASGAGALIDPITGQVTVIGVASDSEAYSASLSLSQPLFDWARFKDLDRARWGARASDRGYDETALSVSFEVTRRFYDLVKQERSLEVLQKTVTRSQELVDRAEALFTAGRAPKSDTYSARVNLQNDRIAVEGQHIRVAQARTALAQVLGRIDAEAISVVAPAAIDAPGVPGAEPPPADALLARARERRPAVLAQAASVHAARAGVGGAQAGYLPTVSAVGSYARQGTVLGGQGGVYGDPSRDYSASAQVVLSWNLFEGFGTSARVQRASASLDRARADEDRTLQAVAKEIGDARAATVALARQVALATDTLTIAQQSLALATERLEAGLANQLELRDANLKLTQAELSLLESRIDHAVAVADLARAAGGTL encoded by the coding sequence ATGCGCTCCCTCGCCGCCGCGCTCCTCCTCGCCCTCGCCTCCGCGACGCGCGCCCAGGCCCCCATCACGCTCGACGACGCGCTCGCGCAGGCCGCGCGCGCCAACGCCGACCTCTCCATGGCGCGCGCCGACCGCGGCATGGCCGCCGCCGACCGCGGCCAGGCGCGCGCCGCGGTGCTGCCGCGCCTCGACCTCGACGCCGGGTTCGGCCACAGCTTCATCGGCCGCGCCTCCGGCGCCGGAGCGCTCATCGACCCGATCACCGGGCAGGTGACCGTGATCGGCGTCGCGAGCGACTCCGAGGCCTACAGCGCCTCGCTCTCGCTCTCGCAGCCGCTCTTCGACTGGGCCCGCTTCAAGGACCTCGACCGCGCCCGCTGGGGCGCCCGCGCCAGCGACCGCGGCTACGACGAGACCGCGCTGTCCGTCTCCTTCGAGGTCACCCGCCGCTTCTACGACCTCGTGAAGCAGGAGCGGAGCCTCGAGGTGCTGCAGAAGACCGTGACGCGCTCGCAGGAGCTGGTGGACCGCGCCGAGGCGCTGTTCACCGCCGGCCGCGCGCCGAAGAGCGACACCTACTCGGCCCGCGTGAACCTGCAGAACGACCGGATCGCGGTGGAGGGGCAGCACATCCGCGTGGCGCAGGCCCGCACCGCGCTCGCCCAGGTGCTCGGGCGCATCGACGCCGAGGCGATCTCGGTGGTGGCGCCCGCGGCGATCGACGCGCCCGGCGTCCCCGGCGCCGAGCCTCCCCCGGCCGACGCGCTCCTCGCCCGCGCCCGCGAGCGCCGCCCGGCGGTGCTGGCCCAGGCGGCCTCGGTGCACGCGGCCCGCGCCGGGGTCGGCGGCGCGCAGGCGGGCTACCTGCCCACGGTCTCGGCGGTGGGCTCCTACGCGCGGCAGGGCACGGTGCTCGGCGGCCAGGGCGGCGTCTACGGCGACCCCTCGCGCGACTACAGCGCCTCCGCCCAGGTGGTCCTCTCCTGGAACCTGTTCGAGGGGTTCGGCACCTCCGCCCGCGTGCAGCGCGCCTCGGCCTCGCTCGACCGCGCCCGCGCCGACGAGGACCGCACGCTCCAGGCGGTCGCGAAGGAGATCGGCGACGCGCGGGCGGCGACGGTGGCGCTCGCCCGGCAGGTGGCGCTCGCCACCGACACGCTCACCATCGCGCAACAGTCCCTGGCGCTCGCCACCGAGCGGCTGGAGGCGGGCCTCGCCAACCAGCTCGAGCTCCGCGACGCCAATCTCAAGCTGACGCAGGCGGAGCTCTCGCTCCTCGAGTCCCGCATCGATCACGCCGTGGCGGTCGCCGAC
- a CDS encoding DoxX family protein, whose protein sequence is MADLPARLALGSSMLYHGLSKLRGDGPAQTARMFEGLGLRPGRALAMATGLAETFAGAAAILGIATAPAALAVIVTQAVAIRKVHAPNGFNVVKGGMEFNLALVAMALALLAEGPRTVSAHHAARRLARRHGLPALLAAGRPGRVERALAVLG, encoded by the coding sequence GTGGCGGACCTGCCCGCGCGCCTGGCGCTCGGCAGCAGCATGCTCTACCACGGGCTGTCCAAGCTGCGCGGCGACGGGCCGGCGCAGACGGCGCGGATGTTCGAGGGGCTCGGGCTCCGGCCCGGCCGCGCGCTCGCGATGGCGACCGGCCTGGCCGAGACGTTCGCGGGCGCGGCCGCCATCCTCGGCATCGCCACCGCCCCTGCGGCGCTGGCGGTGATCGTGACGCAGGCGGTCGCCATCCGGAAGGTGCACGCGCCGAACGGCTTCAACGTCGTGAAGGGCGGCATGGAGTTCAACCTCGCGCTCGTCGCGATGGCGCTCGCGCTGCTCGCCGAGGGGCCGCGGACGGTCTCGGCGCACCACGCGGCGCGCCGGCTGGCGCGTCGGCACGGCCTGCCGGCCCTCCTCGCCGCCGGGCGCCCGGGCCGCGTCGAGCGCGCGCTCGCCGTCCTCGGCTGA
- a CDS encoding CDP-alcohol phosphatidyltransferase family protein has protein sequence MPTGARLAILAHLALGAATALAYAVVRPPEPARFTGRRGIIGILGRWAYFVSGPLLRAANAAGLTANGVTAIGTALTAAAGVAVGMGGFGWAFLLLVYGSWCDLLDGELARRTGTQTKAGAFLDSNLDRVSEMAMFGGLAAAFPDRSGMLWAVGALSASMMVSYTRARGEGLGVSCPTFGLERPHRVVMLMAALLAASFAPAAAVSPLLETTCALVALGAGGTALGRLWVIHQMLRHGEGAAAGGARHGAPGAPPAGTP, from the coding sequence ATGCCGACCGGCGCGCGACTCGCGATCCTCGCCCACCTGGCCCTCGGCGCGGCCACCGCCCTGGCGTACGCGGTGGTGCGCCCGCCCGAGCCGGCCCGCTTCACCGGCCGGCGCGGGATCATCGGGATCCTGGGCCGGTGGGCGTACTTCGTGAGCGGGCCGCTGCTGCGCGCCGCGAACGCGGCCGGGCTCACCGCGAACGGCGTCACCGCCATCGGCACCGCGCTCACCGCGGCGGCCGGCGTGGCGGTCGGGATGGGGGGCTTCGGCTGGGCGTTCCTGCTGCTGGTCTACGGCTCCTGGTGCGACCTGCTCGACGGCGAGCTGGCCCGCCGCACCGGCACGCAGACCAAGGCGGGCGCGTTCCTCGACTCGAACCTCGACCGCGTCTCCGAGATGGCCATGTTCGGCGGCCTCGCGGCGGCATTCCCGGACCGCTCCGGGATGCTGTGGGCGGTGGGCGCGCTCTCCGCCTCGATGATGGTGTCGTACACCCGGGCCCGCGGCGAGGGCCTGGGCGTCTCCTGCCCGACCTTCGGCCTGGAGCGGCCGCACCGGGTGGTGATGCTCATGGCGGCGCTGCTCGCAGCGTCGTTCGCGCCCGCCGCGGCCGTGTCGCCGCTACTCGAGACCACCTGCGCGCTGGTGGCGCTCGGCGCCGGCGGCACCGCGCTCGGGCGGCTGTGGGTGATCCACCAGATGCTCCGCCACGGCGAGGGAGCGGCCGCGGGCGGGGCCCGGCACGGCGCCCCGGGGGCGCCGCCGGCCGGCACGCCCTAG
- a CDS encoding inositol-3-phosphate synthase — protein MKIVSGLKPLRKGEKLAVLMPGMGAVATTAIAGVHAVRKKLAQPVGSLTQLGHFLDDGHNHGRLIKDVLPLASFDDLVFGGWDPIPDDVYAAACRARVLNRDHLEPLKAELEAIKPMPAVFDTEWVRRLDGPNVKKGSLREKAEALQADIRGFMEKHRCARGVMVWTGSTEVYAEIGPAHASLEAFEAALDRNDPTIAPSMVYAYAAMKTGLPFMNGAPNLSQDTPALRELAEREGIVTGGKDFKTGQTLMKTTIAPMLHARLLGLDGWFSTNILGNRDGEVLDDAASFKTKEVSKLSVLDSILSPKQHPELYGDIDHKVTIHYYPPRGDNKEGWDAIDLYGWLGYPMQIKVNFQCRDSILAAPLAVDLAILADLAQRAGEKGPQEWLSFFFKSPVTAAGNGAVHDLFQQQTNLFAKLREYADAAAQAAKQAAVG, from the coding sequence ATGAAAATCGTTTCCGGTCTGAAGCCCCTGCGCAAGGGGGAAAAGCTGGCGGTGCTCATGCCTGGCATGGGCGCCGTCGCCACCACCGCCATCGCCGGGGTCCACGCCGTCCGCAAGAAGCTGGCGCAGCCGGTGGGGTCGCTCACCCAGCTCGGCCACTTCCTGGACGACGGCCACAACCACGGCCGCCTCATCAAGGATGTGCTGCCGCTCGCGTCCTTCGACGACCTCGTGTTCGGCGGGTGGGACCCCATTCCGGACGACGTGTACGCGGCCGCGTGTCGCGCCCGGGTGCTGAACCGCGACCACCTCGAGCCGCTCAAGGCGGAGCTCGAGGCCATCAAGCCCATGCCGGCGGTGTTCGACACCGAGTGGGTGCGCCGCCTCGACGGCCCGAACGTCAAGAAGGGCTCGCTGCGCGAGAAGGCCGAGGCGCTGCAGGCCGACATCCGCGGCTTCATGGAGAAGCACCGCTGCGCCCGCGGCGTCATGGTGTGGACCGGCTCGACCGAGGTCTACGCCGAGATCGGCCCGGCCCACGCCTCGCTGGAGGCGTTCGAGGCCGCGCTCGACCGGAACGACCCGACCATCGCGCCGTCGATGGTGTACGCCTACGCCGCGATGAAGACCGGGCTGCCGTTCATGAACGGCGCGCCGAACCTCTCGCAGGACACCCCGGCGCTCCGCGAGCTGGCCGAGCGCGAGGGCATCGTCACCGGCGGCAAGGACTTCAAGACCGGCCAGACGCTGATGAAGACCACCATCGCCCCCATGCTGCACGCGCGGCTGCTCGGGCTCGACGGCTGGTTCTCCACGAACATCCTCGGAAACCGCGACGGCGAGGTCCTCGACGACGCCGCCAGCTTCAAGACCAAGGAGGTCTCGAAGCTCTCGGTGCTCGACTCGATCCTGTCGCCGAAGCAGCACCCCGAGCTCTACGGGGACATCGACCACAAGGTCACGATCCACTACTACCCGCCGCGCGGCGACAACAAGGAAGGCTGGGACGCGATCGATCTCTACGGGTGGCTCGGCTACCCGATGCAGATCAAGGTCAACTTCCAGTGCCGCGACTCGATCCTGGCGGCGCCGCTCGCCGTCGACCTCGCGATCCTCGCCGACCTGGCGCAGCGGGCCGGGGAGAAGGGGCCGCAGGAGTGGCTCTCCTTCTTCTTCAAGAGCCCGGTGACCGCGGCCGGCAACGGCGCGGTGCACGACCTCTTCCAGCAGCAGACGAACCTGTTCGCGAAGCTGCGCGAGTACGCCGACGCGGCGGCGCAGGCCGCCAAGCAGGCCGCGGTCGGCTAG
- a CDS encoding winged helix DNA-binding domain-containing protein — MPPPLLTRRALNRATLARQLLLARERAAPVRALERLLCLQAQLARPPFLALWTRLDGFVPVDLTRAALAREIVRAPFLRGTLHLLSARDFLRLRAALGPSLEPALRSAAGRKLETVDRPALAEAARGWLAEAPRTFDALRALVAERFPRADLHAASLAVRYGVPLVQVPEAAAPWGWPAAAAFADAEAWLGRACEPAAALQALLRRALAAVGPASAADLATFTGLGAVREALEGLGADLRTFRDEDGRELVDLADAPRPPEDVAAPVRFLGEFDALLLAHADRRRFIDDAHRPLVVTNNGLVRACFLVDGRVAGTWRTERGRRGTALVVEPFAALEGAARLALAAEGEALLRFMEPGARVHDVRFARPNAAGRR; from the coding sequence ATGCCCCCGCCGCTCCTCACCCGCCGGGCGCTGAACCGCGCCACGCTCGCCCGCCAGCTGCTCCTCGCCCGCGAGCGGGCGGCGCCGGTGCGCGCCCTGGAGCGGCTCCTCTGCCTGCAGGCGCAGCTCGCCCGGCCGCCGTTCCTGGCGCTCTGGACGCGGCTCGACGGCTTCGTGCCCGTGGACCTGACGCGGGCCGCGCTGGCGCGCGAGATCGTGCGCGCCCCGTTCCTGCGCGGCACCCTGCACCTGCTCTCCGCCCGCGATTTCCTGCGCCTGCGCGCCGCGCTCGGCCCCTCGCTCGAGCCGGCGCTGCGCAGCGCCGCCGGCCGGAAGCTGGAGACCGTCGACCGGCCGGCGCTGGCGGAGGCGGCGCGCGGCTGGCTGGCGGAGGCGCCGCGCACCTTCGACGCGCTGCGGGCGCTCGTGGCGGAGCGCTTCCCGCGCGCCGACCTGCACGCGGCCTCGCTGGCGGTGCGCTACGGCGTCCCGCTGGTGCAGGTCCCCGAGGCGGCCGCGCCCTGGGGTTGGCCGGCCGCGGCGGCGTTCGCGGACGCGGAGGCGTGGCTGGGGCGCGCCTGCGAGCCCGCGGCGGCGCTGCAGGCGCTCCTGCGCCGCGCGCTCGCGGCCGTCGGACCGGCCAGCGCCGCCGACCTCGCCACCTTCACCGGCCTCGGCGCCGTGCGCGAGGCGCTCGAGGGGCTCGGGGCGGACCTGCGCACCTTTCGCGACGAGGACGGCCGCGAGCTGGTGGACCTCGCCGACGCGCCGCGCCCGCCCGAGGACGTGGCCGCGCCGGTGCGGTTCCTGGGGGAGTTCGACGCGCTGCTGCTCGCCCACGCCGACCGGCGCCGCTTCATCGACGACGCGCACCGCCCGCTGGTGGTGACGAACAACGGGCTGGTGCGCGCGTGCTTCCTGGTGGACGGGCGGGTGGCCGGGACCTGGCGCACCGAGCGCGGGCGGCGCGGGACGGCGCTCGTGGTGGAGCCGTTCGCCGCGCTCGAGGGCGCCGCGCGGCTGGCGCTGGCCGCCGAGGGCGAGGCGCTGCTGCGCTTCATGGAGCCCGGCGCGCGGGTCCACGACGTGCGCTTCGCCCGGCCCAACGCGGCCGGCCGCCGGTGA
- a CDS encoding YIP1 family protein — translation MTASELSTDGSILLRALAVPQHGFPLVTTRRRAGLALALATAAALATAAAVLPSTDFGAAALAADRGEDGAELTVSQREDNAATARKLGLIAGWAGAAALPALLAVAAAGCLFVGFRVAGARPDFKATLAVTAHGMLPVWLRGLLAIPAALVHAPLAPADVPRLVPSSLAALVPSAPPPLAAALGAADLFTVWALVLVAVGMARAAGTSRLRAAVVTLVLFAAYVALFQVVPAALSAGGPGPR, via the coding sequence ATGACCGCATCCGAGCTTTCCACCGACGGTTCCATCCTGCTCCGCGCGCTCGCGGTGCCGCAGCACGGGTTCCCGCTCGTGACCACGCGCCGCCGCGCCGGGCTCGCGCTCGCGCTCGCCACCGCCGCCGCGCTCGCCACCGCCGCCGCCGTGCTCCCGAGCACCGACTTCGGGGCCGCGGCCCTGGCGGCCGACCGCGGCGAGGACGGCGCCGAGCTGACCGTCAGCCAGCGCGAGGACAACGCCGCCACCGCGCGCAAGCTCGGCCTGATCGCCGGCTGGGCCGGCGCCGCCGCGCTGCCCGCGCTGCTCGCGGTGGCCGCCGCGGGCTGCCTGTTCGTCGGCTTCCGCGTCGCCGGCGCCCGCCCGGACTTCAAGGCCACGCTGGCGGTGACCGCGCACGGGATGCTGCCGGTGTGGCTGCGCGGGCTGCTCGCCATCCCGGCCGCGCTGGTGCACGCGCCGCTCGCGCCGGCCGACGTGCCGCGGCTCGTGCCCTCGAGCCTCGCCGCGCTCGTCCCGTCGGCGCCGCCGCCGCTCGCCGCCGCGCTCGGCGCCGCCGACCTGTTCACCGTGTGGGCGCTCGTGCTGGTGGCGGTCGGCATGGCCCGCGCCGCGGGGACCTCGCGCCTGCGGGCCGCGGTCGTGACGCTGGTGCTCTTCGCCGCCTACGTGGCGCTCTTCCAGGTGGTCCCCGCCGCGCTGTCGGCGGGCGGCCCCGGCCCCCGCTAG